In Candidatus Sedimenticola sp. (ex Thyasira tokunagai), the following proteins share a genomic window:
- a CDS encoding heme-binding beta-barrel domain-containing protein, whose protein sequence is MSDDILANLGPLAPLAGTWESDQGVDISRIHSKETTTKYREKIVFEPLGPVNNGPQQLYGLRYSTVCWRLGEEKGFHQELGYWLWDRDQKQVMRCFMVPRGVLINAGGYVEADSSSFHLEAEVGSQTYGILSNRYLDDSYKTKRYLLDVTINDDGTFSYKEDTQLWIPVDQEIFHHIDQNTLSKV, encoded by the coding sequence ATGAGTGATGATATTTTAGCGAACCTAGGGCCATTGGCTCCCTTGGCGGGGACATGGGAAAGTGATCAGGGTGTGGATATATCCAGAATTCATAGCAAAGAGACGACCACGAAATATCGTGAAAAAATTGTTTTTGAACCTCTTGGCCCGGTTAACAATGGGCCGCAGCAATTATACGGACTTCGTTATTCCACAGTCTGTTGGCGTCTAGGTGAAGAGAAGGGATTCCATCAAGAGCTTGGCTACTGGTTATGGGACAGGGATCAAAAGCAGGTTATGCGCTGCTTTATGGTGCCCCGCGGCGTATTGATCAATGCCGGTGGTTACGTTGAAGCCGACAGCAGTAGTTTTCACCTCGAAGCCGAGGTTGGTTCCCAAACCTACGGCATCCTCTCCAACCGATATCTGGACGACAGTTATAAAACAAAAAGATACCTGTTAGATGTGACCATTAATGATGATGGGACATTTAGCTATAAAGAGGATACTCAACTGTGGATTCCAGTTGATCAGGAGATTTTTCACCATATTGATCAGAATACTCTAAGCAAAGTTTAG